A single Lactuca sativa cultivar Salinas chromosome 8, Lsat_Salinas_v11, whole genome shotgun sequence DNA region contains:
- the LOC111894669 gene encoding tetraspanin-2, producing MAVSNNIIATINFIALICSIPIIFTGIWLASKPDNQCIRSLPWPIIFLGVLFLLLALTGFIGAHWNNQGLLSFYLFCNAALIVTGIILLILAFIVTHPSGAYSVPGREYDEYRYMGYSEWLREHITDPENWRSIKACLASSSICSKMVRDSYTAPQFFNARISSLQSGCCKPPTVCGYQYVNPITWINPTNPIGDVDCIIWNNDPNQLCYNCDSCKAGVLGNLRKEWKEANVILIVAIVALIFLYLIAFNAYKNSQAGPKK from the exons ATGGCAGTAAGCAACAACATAATAGCCACCATAAACTTCATAGCACTCATATGTTCAATCCCAATCATCTTCACCGGCATCTGGCTCGCCTCCAAACCCGACAACCAATGCATCCGCTCACTCCCCTGGCCCATCATCTTCCTCGGCGTCCTCTTCCTCCTCCTAGCTCTCACCGGCTTCATCGGAGCTCACTGGAACAACCAAGGCTTATTATCCTTTTACCTTTTCTGCAACGCCGCCCTCATCGTCACCGGAATCATCCTCCTCATACTCGCCTTCATCGTCACCCACCCTTCCGGCGCATACTCCGTTCCCGGTCGGGAGTATGACGAGTATCGTTACATGGGGTACTCGGAATGGCTCCGGGAGCATATCACCGATCCAGAGAACTGGCGGAGTATAAAGGCGTGTTTGGCTTCATCTTCCATTTGTTCCAAAATGGTTCGCGATTCTTACACTGCACCACAGTTCTTTAATGCACGTATCTCATCTCTTCAG TCGGGATGTTGTAAGCCTCCGACAGTGTGTGGGTATCAATACGTGAATCCGATAACGTGGATTAATCCGACGAACCCGATCGGCGATGTGGACTGCATCATATGGAACAACGACCCGAATCAACTGTGCTACAATTGCGATTCATGTAAAGCGGGAGTGTTAGGGAACCTTCGGAAAGAATGGAAGGAAGCCAACGTGATATTGATCGTTGCCATTGTTGCTCTGATTTTCCTTTATCTCATAGCGTTTAATGCTTACAAGAATTCACAAGCTGGACCCAAAAAGTAA